One genomic segment of Streptomyces sp. TLI_146 includes these proteins:
- a CDS encoding TIGR03842 family LLM class F420-dependent oxidoreductase, giving the protein MDFGLVLQTDPPASTVVGLMRRAERNGFRYGWTFDSAVLWQEPFVIYSRILEHTRQMHVGPMVTNPGTRTWEVTASTFATLNDMYGNRTVCGIGRGDSAMRVAGRKPNTLARLGEAIGVIRDLAEGREAEVDGQRLKLPWVRDGRLPVWMAAYGPKALALAGQKADGFILQLADPFLTEWMVKAVRTAAVEAGRDPASVTICVAAPAYVGDDLGHAREQCRWFGGMVGNHVADLVSRYGEHSGLVPEALTDYIKARQGYDYSHHGRTDNPDTAFVPDEIVDRFCLLGPVEAHIEKLKALRDLGVDQFAVYAMHDAREAVIDAYGERVIPALS; this is encoded by the coding sequence ATGGACTTCGGACTCGTCCTGCAGACCGACCCGCCCGCCTCGACCGTCGTCGGCCTCATGCGCCGCGCGGAACGCAACGGCTTCCGCTACGGCTGGACCTTCGACTCGGCGGTCCTGTGGCAGGAGCCGTTCGTCATCTACAGCCGCATCCTGGAGCACACGCGGCAGATGCACGTCGGCCCGATGGTGACCAACCCGGGCACCCGGACCTGGGAGGTCACCGCCTCCACCTTCGCCACCCTCAACGACATGTACGGCAACCGCACGGTGTGCGGCATCGGCCGCGGCGACTCCGCGATGCGCGTCGCCGGACGCAAACCCAACACCCTGGCCCGCCTCGGCGAGGCCATCGGCGTCATCCGCGACCTCGCGGAGGGCCGCGAGGCCGAGGTCGACGGACAGCGCCTGAAGCTGCCCTGGGTCAGGGACGGCAGGCTGCCCGTCTGGATGGCGGCGTACGGACCGAAGGCGCTGGCCCTCGCCGGGCAGAAGGCCGACGGCTTCATCCTCCAGCTCGCGGACCCGTTCCTGACCGAGTGGATGGTCAAGGCGGTCCGCACGGCCGCCGTGGAGGCCGGGCGCGACCCCGCCTCCGTGACCATCTGCGTCGCCGCGCCCGCCTACGTCGGCGACGACCTCGGCCACGCCCGCGAGCAGTGCCGCTGGTTCGGCGGCATGGTCGGCAACCACGTCGCCGACCTGGTGTCCCGGTACGGCGAGCACTCGGGCCTGGTGCCCGAGGCGCTCACCGACTACATCAAGGCCCGCCAGGGCTACGACTACAGCCACCACGGCCGCACCGACAACCCGGACACCGCCTTCGTCCCGGACGAGATCGTCGACCGCTTCTGCCTCCTCGGCCCCGTCGAGGCGCACATCGAGAAGCTGAAGGCGCTGCGCGACCTGGGCGTCGACCAGTTCGCGGTGTACGCGATGCACGACGCCCGGGAAGCGGTCATCGACGCGTACGGGGAGCGGGTGATCCCGGCGCTGAGCTGA
- a CDS encoding NCS1 family nucleobase:cation symporter-1: MTDTAIPTDTAPPDSRFANDDLRPVPPEERRWTTYNFAALWVGMAHNIPSWTLASGLVALGMDWKQAVFTIAVANVIVLGPMLLTGHAGPKYGIPFPVLARASFGLRGANLPALIRAAVACCWFGIQTWIGGQGVFVLLGKVFGGWADASVIGGELWTLWLCFVLFWALELAIIHRGMETLRRFENWAAPFVLVGAVVLLVWIAHKAGGLGPLLDQPSKHGWGRDFWPVFFPSLMGMIGFWATLSLNIPDFTRFGKGQRAQVWGQTLGLPTTMTAFALLSVLVTSGSQAVYGVPIWDPVELVARTDSVFGLLFALLTVLIATISVNIAANVVSPAYDLANLAPRFITFRTGALITGVVGVVIFPWKLTSTPELYIFTWLGVVGGLLGTVAGILIADYWIIRRTVLDVPDLYRPGGRYWYRAGWNWRAVAAFAIGGVLAVGGSYSTVDAKGAKQGPFPVDGLIPALKPLADYGWAVGLGAALVVYAGLMGTSGRKTRGGAAPSP, encoded by the coding sequence ATGACCGACACCGCCATACCCACGGACACCGCCCCGCCGGACAGCCGCTTCGCCAACGACGACCTCCGGCCGGTGCCGCCCGAGGAACGCCGCTGGACCACGTACAACTTCGCCGCCCTGTGGGTCGGCATGGCGCACAACATCCCCTCCTGGACGCTCGCCTCCGGTCTGGTCGCCCTCGGCATGGACTGGAAGCAGGCCGTGTTCACCATCGCGGTCGCCAATGTGATCGTGCTGGGCCCGATGCTGCTCACCGGGCACGCGGGACCGAAGTACGGCATCCCCTTCCCGGTGCTCGCCCGCGCCTCCTTCGGGCTGCGCGGTGCCAATCTGCCCGCGCTGATCCGGGCGGCGGTCGCCTGCTGCTGGTTCGGCATCCAGACCTGGATCGGCGGCCAGGGCGTCTTCGTCCTGCTCGGCAAGGTCTTCGGCGGCTGGGCCGACGCCTCCGTGATCGGCGGCGAGCTCTGGACGCTGTGGCTGTGCTTCGTCCTCTTCTGGGCCCTGGAACTGGCCATCATCCACCGGGGGATGGAGACGCTGCGCCGGTTCGAGAACTGGGCCGCGCCGTTCGTCCTGGTCGGGGCCGTGGTGCTGCTGGTCTGGATCGCCCACAAGGCGGGCGGCCTCGGCCCGCTGCTCGACCAGCCGTCCAAGCACGGCTGGGGGCGGGACTTCTGGCCGGTCTTCTTCCCGTCGCTGATGGGCATGATCGGCTTCTGGGCGACGCTGTCCCTGAACATCCCCGACTTCACCCGCTTCGGCAAGGGCCAGCGCGCCCAGGTCTGGGGCCAGACCCTAGGCCTGCCGACCACCATGACGGCCTTCGCCCTGCTCTCGGTGCTCGTCACATCCGGTTCGCAGGCGGTGTACGGGGTGCCGATCTGGGACCCGGTGGAGCTGGTGGCCCGGACCGACAGCGTCTTCGGGCTGCTGTTCGCGCTGCTCACGGTCCTGATCGCGACGATCTCCGTCAACATCGCGGCGAACGTGGTCTCCCCGGCGTACGACCTCGCCAACCTGGCGCCCCGCTTCATCACCTTCCGTACGGGCGCGCTGATCACCGGTGTGGTGGGCGTGGTGATCTTCCCGTGGAAGCTCACGTCGACGCCCGAGCTGTACATCTTCACCTGGCTGGGGGTGGTCGGCGGCCTGCTCGGCACGGTCGCGGGCATCCTGATCGCCGACTACTGGATCATCCGCCGCACGGTCCTCGACGTACCCGACCTGTACCGGCCGGGCGGCCGCTACTGGTACCGGGCGGGCTGGAACTGGCGCGCGGTGGCCGCGTTCGCGATCGGCGGCGTGCTGGCGGTGGGCGGCTCCTACTCGACGGTCGACGCCAAGGGCGCCAAACAGGGCCCGTTCCCGGTGGACGGCCTGATCCCGGCCCTCAAACCGCTGGCGGACTACGGGTGGGCGGTGGGGCTGGGGGCGGCGTTGGTCGTCTATGCGGGGCTGATGGGGACGAGCGGGCGGAAGACGCGGGGCGGTGCCGCCCCGTCCCCCTAG
- a CDS encoding biotin/lipoate A/B protein ligase family protein, which translates to MHGEYKVPGGKLVVVDLDVEDGVLSGVRVAGDFFLEPDEAILAINNALEGAPADTNAAGLAARIDAALPPDTTMYGLTSEGVGVAVRRALAHATDWTDYDWQLIHDGPQSPALHMALDEVITAEVAAGRRPPTLRVWEWGAPAVVIGSFQSLRNEVDPEGAERHGITVVRRVSGGGAMFIEPGNTITYSLSVPDALVQGLSFADSYAYLDDWVLGALGDMGVKAWYQPLNDIATDAGKIAGAAQKRVVADEGAVLHHVTMAYDIDADKMLEVLRIGREKLSDKGTKSAKKRVDPLRRQTGLPREAVIDRMIASFRGRYGLAEGRVTEEEMSRARDLAETKFSNEEWTARVP; encoded by the coding sequence GTGCACGGTGAGTACAAGGTCCCCGGCGGCAAGCTCGTGGTGGTGGATCTGGACGTCGAGGACGGCGTGCTGAGCGGTGTGCGGGTGGCGGGTGACTTCTTCCTCGAACCGGACGAGGCGATCCTGGCGATCAACAACGCGCTGGAGGGCGCCCCGGCCGACACGAACGCCGCCGGGCTCGCGGCCCGTATCGACGCGGCGCTGCCGCCGGACACGACGATGTACGGACTGACGTCGGAGGGCGTAGGCGTCGCGGTCCGCCGCGCGCTCGCGCACGCGACGGACTGGACGGACTACGACTGGCAGCTGATCCACGACGGCCCCCAGTCCCCCGCCCTGCACATGGCGCTCGACGAGGTGATCACCGCCGAGGTGGCGGCCGGGCGCCGCCCGCCCACCCTCCGGGTGTGGGAGTGGGGCGCCCCGGCGGTGGTGATCGGCAGCTTCCAGTCGCTGCGCAACGAGGTCGACCCGGAGGGCGCCGAGCGCCACGGGATCACGGTGGTGCGCCGGGTGTCGGGCGGCGGCGCCATGTTCATCGAACCGGGCAACACCATCACGTACTCGCTCTCGGTCCCCGACGCCCTGGTCCAGGGCCTGTCCTTCGCGGACAGCTACGCCTACCTGGACGACTGGGTGCTGGGCGCGCTCGGCGACATGGGTGTGAAGGCCTGGTACCAGCCGCTGAACGACATCGCCACGGACGCGGGCAAGATCGCGGGCGCCGCGCAGAAGCGGGTGGTCGCGGACGAGGGCGCGGTGCTGCACCACGTGACGATGGCGTACGACATCGACGCCGACAAGATGCTGGAAGTCCTCCGTATCGGCCGCGAGAAGCTCTCCGACAAGGGCACGAAGAGCGCGAAGAAGCGCGTCGACCCGCTCCGCCGCCAGACGGGCCTGCCCCGCGAGGCGGTCATCGACCGGATGATCGCCTCGTTCCGGGGGCGGTACGGGCTGGCCGAGGGCCGTGTGACGGAGGAGGAGATGAGCCGGGCACGTGACCTGGCGGAGACGAAGTTCTCGAACGAGGAGTGGACCGCGAGGGTGCCCTAA
- a CDS encoding gamma-glutamyltransferase family protein, producing the protein MVSSTHWLASQCAMAVLEDGGNAFDAAVAAGFVLHVVEPHMNGPAGEVPILLAPAGGAVRVLCGQGPAPAGATADRYRSLGLDLVPGTGPLAAAVPGAFDAWMLLLRDHGTKPLADVLKYAIGYAEDGHPLVEQVGETVDGVRALFEREWHSSAEVYLPGGRAPRPGRLLRNPALARTWRRLLKESAPTRASATGDGRVRQIEAARRVWREGFVAEALLAQAHRPTLDTSGERHTATLTAADLAGWSATYEDPVTYDWNGWTVCKAGGWSQAPAFLQQLALLPDELPPYGSAEYVHLLVEGCKLAMADREAWYGDAAPVPLDELLSDDYNAARRALVGAGASYELRPGSPGGRPPRIAREALRARGADTGVRAAGAGEPTVAANGATRGDTCHLDVVDRWGNMVAATPSGGWLQSNPVVPELGFPLGTRLQMAWLEEGLPNTLTPGRRPRTTLSPTLALRDGVPVLAFGTPGGDQQDQWQLHFFLAVALGAGERGGLGLQGAIDAPNWHNDSFPSSFYPRATRPGSVTVEARTGAEVVAGLRRRGHRVTVGGAWSEGRLCAVARDPGTGILSAAANPRGMQGYAVGR; encoded by the coding sequence ATGGTCTCCTCCACCCACTGGCTGGCCTCGCAGTGCGCCATGGCCGTCCTGGAGGACGGCGGGAACGCCTTCGACGCCGCCGTCGCCGCGGGCTTCGTCCTCCACGTTGTCGAGCCGCATATGAACGGCCCGGCCGGCGAGGTGCCGATCCTGCTCGCCCCGGCCGGGGGCGCGGTGCGGGTGCTGTGCGGCCAGGGGCCCGCGCCCGCCGGGGCGACGGCCGACCGCTACCGCTCGCTCGGGCTGGACCTCGTGCCCGGCACCGGTCCGCTCGCGGCCGCCGTGCCCGGCGCCTTCGACGCCTGGATGCTCCTGCTGCGCGACCACGGCACCAAACCGCTCGCCGACGTACTGAAGTACGCCATCGGATACGCAGAGGACGGGCATCCGCTCGTCGAGCAGGTCGGGGAGACCGTGGACGGGGTGCGCGCGCTCTTCGAGAGGGAGTGGCACTCCTCGGCCGAGGTGTATCTGCCGGGCGGCCGCGCCCCGCGCCCGGGGCGGCTGCTGCGCAACCCGGCCCTGGCGCGCACCTGGCGGCGCCTCCTCAAGGAGTCGGCCCCCACGCGCGCGTCCGCGACCGGGGACGGCCGGGTGCGGCAGATCGAGGCGGCCCGGCGCGTCTGGCGCGAGGGGTTCGTCGCCGAGGCGCTGCTCGCGCAGGCGCACCGCCCCACCCTGGACACCAGCGGAGAGCGCCACACCGCCACCCTGACGGCGGCCGACCTCGCCGGGTGGTCCGCGACGTACGAGGACCCGGTGACGTACGACTGGAACGGCTGGACCGTGTGCAAGGCGGGCGGCTGGAGCCAGGCGCCCGCGTTCCTCCAGCAACTGGCGCTGCTTCCGGACGAGTTGCCGCCGTACGGCTCCGCCGAGTACGTCCACCTCCTCGTCGAGGGGTGCAAGCTCGCCATGGCCGACCGGGAGGCCTGGTACGGGGACGCGGCCCCGGTGCCGCTCGACGAGCTGCTCTCGGACGACTACAACGCGGCCCGGCGCGCGCTCGTCGGCGCCGGGGCCTCGTACGAGCTGCGGCCCGGCAGCCCCGGCGGGCGCCCGCCCCGGATCGCCCGTGAGGCATTACGCGCGCGTGGCGCGGACACCGGCGTACGGGCGGCGGGCGCCGGAGAGCCGACCGTCGCCGCCAACGGCGCCACCCGGGGCGACACCTGCCACCTGGACGTGGTCGACCGCTGGGGCAACATGGTCGCCGCGACCCCGAGCGGCGGCTGGCTCCAGTCCAACCCGGTCGTCCCCGAGCTCGGCTTCCCGCTCGGCACCCGGCTCCAGATGGCCTGGCTGGAGGAGGGGCTGCCGAACACGCTGACGCCGGGGCGCCGCCCCCGTACGACGCTGTCGCCCACCCTGGCGCTGCGCGACGGCGTACCGGTGCTGGCGTTCGGCACGCCCGGCGGGGACCAGCAGGACCAGTGGCAGCTGCACTTCTTCCTCGCCGTCGCCCTCGGCGCGGGCGAGCGCGGCGGACTCGGCCTCCAGGGCGCGATCGACGCCCCGAACTGGCACAACGACTCCTTCCCGAGCTCGTTCTACCCACGGGCGACCCGGCCCGGCAGTGTCACGGTCGAGGCGCGGACCGGCGCGGAGGTGGTGGCGGGGCTGCGGCGGCGGGGGCACCGGGTCACGGTCGGCGGCGCCTGGTCGGAGGGGCGGCTGTGCGCGGTCGCCCGCGACCCGGGGACCGGGATCCTGTCCGCCGCCGCGAATCCGCGCGGGATGCAGGGGTACGCGGTGGGGCGCTGA
- a CDS encoding inositol monophosphatase family protein, protein MLAEFLEVRSSHVEEAVRKAAAVEIMPRFRQLAAHEVLEKSGPHDLVTVADRRAEEFLTEALTELLPGSAVVGEEAVAADPSVYDALGGDAPVWIVDPVDGTRQFVRGEEGFCTLVALAHRGEVLASWTYGAALDVMAVAVRGRGATFNGAAIRSGAPAPGAVIEVATSHPDYTTDDQKRALLGLRTDGVSPRPCGSAGLEYLAVARGELDATAFSWELAWDHAAGLLLVTEAGGVHTTVTGEPFRITGGNALPFTAARDAATAERVRRLLAGE, encoded by the coding sequence TTGCTCGCAGAGTTTCTGGAAGTCCGGTCGTCCCACGTCGAGGAGGCGGTCCGCAAGGCGGCGGCCGTCGAGATCATGCCGCGCTTCCGCCAGCTCGCCGCGCACGAGGTCCTGGAGAAGAGCGGCCCGCACGACCTGGTGACGGTCGCCGACCGGCGCGCCGAGGAGTTCCTGACCGAGGCCCTGACCGAGTTGCTGCCCGGCTCGGCCGTCGTCGGCGAGGAGGCCGTCGCGGCCGACCCGTCGGTGTACGACGCGCTGGGCGGCGACGCGCCGGTGTGGATCGTCGACCCGGTCGACGGGACCCGCCAGTTCGTCCGCGGCGAGGAGGGCTTCTGCACCCTGGTGGCGCTCGCGCACCGCGGCGAGGTGCTGGCGTCGTGGACGTACGGGGCGGCGCTGGACGTCATGGCGGTCGCGGTCCGCGGCCGGGGCGCGACGTTCAACGGCGCGGCGATACGGTCCGGGGCGCCCGCGCCCGGCGCGGTGATCGAGGTCGCCACCTCCCACCCGGACTACACGACGGACGACCAGAAGCGCGCGCTGCTCGGGCTGCGCACTGACGGCGTCAGCCCGCGCCCGTGCGGCTCGGCCGGGCTCGAATACCTGGCGGTCGCGCGCGGCGAGCTGGACGCGACCGCGTTCTCCTGGGAGCTGGCCTGGGACCACGCGGCCGGCCTGCTCCTGGTGACCGAGGCGGGCGGGGTCCACACCACGGTGACGGGCGAGCCGTTCCGGATAACCGGCGGCAACGCACTGCCGTTCACGGCCGCCCGGGACGCGGCGACCGCGGAGCGGGTGCGGAGGCTGCTGGCGGGGGAGTGA
- a CDS encoding NAD(P)/FAD-dependent oxidoreductase — protein MPSMLDAVVVGAGPNGLTAAVELARRGLSVEVFEAKDTIGGGARTEELTLPGFRHDPCSAVHPLGIGSPAFRRMPLDRYGLEWLHPELPMAHPFDDGTAAVLARSVAETAASFGPRDAGTYRRLVAPYVDKWDVLARDFMSLPLSALPRDPIGLARFGIDGLPPYAWTMRRFRDDRARALLAGLVGHVIAPLSGVATSAVGLVFALAAHANGWPLPRGGSQSISDALAAYLRDLGGSVHTGFEVKRLDDLPPARAYVFDTSPTALARIAGLGRAYEGYRYGASVFKIDYALDGPVPWTAAEARRAGTVQVGPSSREIGAALSQASGGTAPETPFLITAQPSLVDPSRAPEGKHVFWAYGHVPNGWDGDLTDAMERQIERFAPGFRDLVLARATAGPPQLAAHNANYVGGDIACGAASGLQLLLRPTLSLFPYTTRHPSVFLCSSATPPGPGVHGMSGHNAAKAVWRALRKADGR, from the coding sequence GTGCCGTCGATGCTCGATGCCGTCGTCGTGGGGGCGGGGCCCAATGGACTGACCGCCGCGGTCGAACTGGCCAGGCGTGGTCTGTCCGTTGAGGTCTTCGAGGCCAAGGACACCATCGGGGGCGGCGCCAGGACCGAGGAGCTCACCCTCCCCGGCTTCCGCCACGACCCCTGCTCCGCCGTGCACCCGCTGGGCATCGGCTCCCCGGCCTTCCGCCGGATGCCGCTCGACCGGTACGGACTGGAGTGGCTGCACCCCGAACTGCCCATGGCGCACCCCTTCGACGACGGCACCGCGGCCGTGCTCGCCCGCTCGGTCGCCGAGACCGCCGCGTCGTTCGGCCCGCGCGACGCGGGCACGTACCGCAGGCTGGTGGCGCCGTACGTGGACAAGTGGGACGTCCTGGCGCGCGATTTCATGTCGCTGCCGCTGAGCGCCCTGCCCCGCGACCCGATCGGCCTCGCCCGCTTCGGCATCGACGGACTGCCGCCGTACGCGTGGACGATGCGCCGCTTCCGGGACGACCGGGCGCGCGCGTTGCTGGCCGGGCTCGTCGGCCATGTCATCGCGCCGCTGAGCGGGGTGGCGACCTCCGCCGTCGGCCTGGTCTTCGCGCTCGCCGCGCACGCGAACGGCTGGCCGCTGCCGCGCGGCGGCTCGCAGTCGATCTCGGACGCGCTCGCCGCGTACCTGCGCGACCTGGGCGGCTCGGTGCACACCGGCTTCGAGGTGAAGCGGCTCGACGACCTGCCGCCCGCGCGCGCGTACGTCTTCGACACCTCACCGACCGCGCTCGCCCGGATCGCGGGCCTGGGGCGGGCGTACGAGGGGTATCGGTACGGCGCGAGCGTGTTCAAGATCGATTACGCGCTTGACGGCCCGGTGCCGTGGACCGCGGCCGAGGCGCGGCGGGCCGGGACCGTGCAGGTCGGTCCGTCCAGCCGCGAGATCGGCGCCGCGCTGAGCCAGGCGTCCGGGGGCACCGCCCCCGAGACCCCGTTCCTGATCACCGCGCAGCCCAGCCTCGTCGACCCGTCGCGGGCGCCGGAGGGCAAGCACGTGTTCTGGGCGTACGGGCACGTGCCGAACGGGTGGGACGGCGACCTCACCGACGCGATGGAGCGCCAGATCGAGCGGTTCGCGCCGGGCTTCCGCGACCTCGTGCTCGCGCGCGCCACGGCCGGGCCGCCGCAGCTCGCGGCGCACAACGCGAACTATGTGGGCGGTGACATCGCGTGCGGCGCGGCGAGCGGGTTGCAGCTGCTGCTGCGGCCCACGCTGTCGCTGTTCCCGTACACGACCCGGCACCCGTCGGTGTTCCTCTGCTCCTCCGCGACCCCGCCCGGCCCCGGCGTGCACGGCATGTCCGGGCACAACGCGGCGAAGGCGGTCTGGCGGGCGCTTCGGAAGGCGGACGGGCGATGA
- a CDS encoding O-acetyl-ADP-ribose deacetylase, producing MTGSASRPEIVLVRGDITEQSVDAIVNAANSSLLGGGGVDGAIHRRGGPEILADCRRLRASHYGKGLPTGRAVATTAGRLPARWVIHTVGPVWQRDEDRSALLASCYRESLRVAGELGARTVAFPAISTGIYGWPLDDGARVAVRTVREAAAVAGSVEEVRFVLFDERAYRAFEEAAG from the coding sequence ATGACGGGTTCTGCTTCGCGGCCGGAGATCGTGCTCGTCCGGGGCGACATCACGGAGCAGTCCGTGGACGCGATCGTCAACGCGGCCAACTCCTCGCTGCTGGGCGGGGGCGGGGTCGACGGTGCGATTCATCGGCGGGGCGGGCCGGAGATCCTGGCGGATTGCCGCCGGCTGCGCGCGTCCCACTACGGCAAGGGCCTGCCGACGGGGCGCGCCGTGGCCACGACCGCGGGCCGGCTCCCCGCGCGGTGGGTGATCCACACGGTGGGCCCGGTCTGGCAGCGGGACGAGGACCGCTCGGCCCTGCTGGCCTCCTGCTACCGGGAATCCCTGCGGGTGGCGGGGGAGTTGGGGGCTCGGACGGTGGCGTTCCCGGCGATCTCCACGGGGATCTATGGGTGGCCGTTGGACGATGGGGCGCGGGTCGCGGTGCGTACGGTGCGGGAGGCGGCGGCCGTGGCGGGGTCTGTGGAGGAGGTTCGCTTCGTCCTCTTCGACGAGAGGGCGTATCGGGCGTTCGAGGAGGCGGCGGGGTAG